In Candidatus Mycalebacterium zealandia, one DNA window encodes the following:
- a CDS encoding MBL fold metallo-hydrolase has protein sequence MIIKCVPGGMFLTNCYILGDEDSGEGILIDPGEQIVEIMAEIERTGLKIKRIINTHTHIDHVAGVQTAKNILGVPFSIHEKEQPVLDILPEACRRYPAFGDVETPEVEEYVEEGRKIAIGGLQADVLLVPGHTWGSICFVVEDVIISGDTLFAGSVGRVDLTGGTTMEELVGSINEKLLVYPDSYRVLSGHGPETTIGIERESNPFLSFY, from the coding sequence ATGATAATCAAATGCGTACCAGGGGGTATGTTTCTCACAAACTGTTACATACTTGGCGATGAGGATTCGGGCGAGGGTATTTTAATAGACCCCGGCGAGCAGATAGTTGAAATAATGGCGGAAATTGAGAGGACCGGCCTTAAAATAAAACGCATAATCAACACGCATACGCACATAGACCATGTTGCCGGAGTGCAGACCGCGAAGAACATTCTCGGCGTTCCTTTCAGCATTCACGAAAAAGAGCAGCCCGTTCTGGACATTCTTCCCGAGGCGTGCCGGAGATATCCCGCATTCGGCGATGTTGAGACACCCGAAGTTGAGGAGTATGTTGAGGAGGGGCGGAAAATCGCCATAGGCGGACTTCAAGCCGATGTGCTTCTTGTGCCGGGGCACACATGGGGAAGCATCTGCTTTGTTGTGGAGGATGTGATTATTTCGGGCGACACGCTTTTCGCGGGAAGTGTAGGAAGGGTTGACCTGACCGGCGGAACGACAATGGAGGAGCTTGTGGGCTCAATAAATGAAAAATTGCTCGTCTATCCGGATTCATACAGAGTGCTTTCCGGACACGGTCCCGAAACGACAATCGGCATTGAAAGGGAATCAAACCCGTTTTTGAGTTTTTATTAG
- the msrA gene encoding peptide-methionine (S)-S-oxide reductase MsrA, which produces MGEEKTRSELVSLSENYSRASFAGGCFWCMEPPFERADGVVYVHAGYQGGEEENPTYEQVSYGLTEHAEAVEVFYDPEKISYEELLQIFWINIDPTDPTGQFADKGKQYRTAIFYHDNEQKRLAEKSKQELADSGKFSRPVVTQIVPATLFWRAEEYHQDYYKKNPVHYGRYKKGSGREDYLKKTWGN; this is translated from the coding sequence ATGGGAGAGGAAAAAACCCGGAGTGAATTAGTCTCACTTTCTGAAAATTATTCCCGTGCGTCTTTTGCGGGCGGGTGTTTCTGGTGCATGGAGCCGCCTTTTGAACGTGCCGACGGAGTGGTTTACGTCCATGCCGGCTATCAGGGAGGCGAGGAGGAAAATCCCACGTACGAACAGGTTTCATACGGGCTCACGGAACACGCCGAAGCGGTTGAAGTTTTCTACGACCCGGAAAAGATTTCATATGAGGAGTTGCTTCAGATTTTCTGGATTAACATAGACCCCACTGACCCGACCGGGCAGTTTGCCGACAAGGGAAAGCAATACAGAACGGCGATTTTTTATCACGACAATGAGCAGAAACGCCTTGCGGAAAAATCAAAACAGGAACTTGCCGATTCGGGCAAGTTTTCGCGGCCCGTGGTAACTCAAATTGTTCCCGCGACCCTTTTCTGGCGCGCCGAAGAATATCATCAGGATTACTACAAGAAAAACCCTGTTCATTACGGGAGATATAAGAAAGGGTCGGGCAGGGAAGACTATTTGAAAAAAACATGGGGCAATTAG
- a CDS encoding peroxiredoxin, which translates to MSLQLGDIAPDFTQESTEGTINFHEWLGDSWGVLFSHPKDFTPVCTTELGQVARIKQEFERRGVKVIGLSVDSVEDHKNWQSDIEETQGAAVNFPMLADADRQVADLYGMIHPSANDTMTVRSVFIIDPNKKIRLTLTYPASTGRNFDEILRVLDSMQMTDKNKVATPANWKQGDDVIIIPAVSDEEAEKLFPNGWDAKKPYLRYTQQPD; encoded by the coding sequence ATGTCACTACAGCTTGGAGATATAGCGCCTGATTTTACTCAGGAATCAACCGAAGGAACAATCAATTTTCACGAATGGCTTGGAGACAGTTGGGGGGTTTTATTTTCACACCCCAAAGACTTCACTCCGGTCTGCACGACCGAGCTTGGTCAGGTCGCCCGCATCAAACAGGAGTTTGAGCGTAGGGGGGTCAAGGTTATCGGACTTTCCGTGGACAGTGTTGAAGATCATAAAAACTGGCAGTCAGACATTGAAGAAACTCAAGGGGCGGCGGTTAATTTCCCGATGCTTGCGGATGCGGACAGGCAGGTTGCCGACCTTTACGGAATGATCCATCCGTCCGCCAATGACACGATGACCGTGCGTAGCGTTTTCATCATAGACCCGAACAAGAAAATCCGTTTGACTTTGACTTACCCGGCAAGCACCGGAAGAAACTTTGATGAGATTTTGCGCGTTCTTGACAGCATGCAGATGACCGACAAAAACAAGGTGGCGACTCCGGCAAACTGGAAACAGGGGGACGATGTCATCATAATTCCGGCAGTTTCGGACGAAGAGGCGGAAAAACTGTTTCCAAACGGCTGGGACGCGAAAAAGCCGTATCTGCGCTACACCCAGCAGCCCGACTAG
- a CDS encoding class I fructose-bisphosphate aldolase, whose product MSQIDRITELLGSEADALLNHECKVPQSGLHLPGPDYIDRIFSRTDRSPAVMRNLSQILGSGRLGGTGYVSILPVDQGVEHSAGASFAPAPDYFDPENIVRLAIEGGCNAVASTLGVLGTVARTYAHKIPFIVKINHNELLTYPEKYDQTLFGSVEQAFDMGAVAVGATIYYGSDESARQIEEISGAFARAHELGLVTVLWAYLRNSAFKKDKTDYHLAADLTGQANHLAATIQADIVKQKQPENNGGFTALKFGKTSSKVYSRLTSENPIDLTRYQVMNCYMGRIGLINSGGASSGGGDLQQAVRTAVINKRAGGMGLITGRKAFQKPMKEGVALLHAVQDVYLEKSVTVA is encoded by the coding sequence ATGTCGCAAATAGACCGCATAACAGAACTTCTCGGCTCCGAAGCGGACGCGCTTCTCAATCACGAATGCAAGGTTCCGCAATCCGGTCTGCATCTGCCCGGTCCCGATTACATTGACAGGATTTTCTCGCGTACGGACCGCTCGCCCGCCGTTATGAGGAACTTATCGCAGATTCTCGGTTCCGGACGGCTCGGCGGCACGGGCTATGTGTCAATCCTGCCCGTTGACCAAGGGGTTGAGCACTCCGCCGGAGCGTCTTTCGCGCCCGCGCCGGACTATTTTGACCCTGAAAACATCGTACGCCTCGCTATTGAGGGCGGTTGTAACGCGGTCGCTTCAACTCTCGGCGTTCTGGGCACTGTGGCAAGAACATACGCGCATAAGATCCCCTTTATAGTCAAAATCAACCACAACGAACTTCTTACCTATCCCGAAAAATACGACCAAACGCTTTTCGGAAGCGTTGAGCAGGCTTTTGATATGGGAGCGGTCGCGGTTGGCGCGACAATTTATTACGGCTCAGACGAGAGCGCACGGCAGATTGAAGAGATTTCCGGCGCGTTTGCGCGCGCTCACGAACTTGGGCTTGTTACGGTTTTGTGGGCGTATTTGAGAAACTCCGCGTTCAAAAAAGACAAAACCGACTACCATCTTGCCGCCGACCTTACGGGGCAGGCAAACCACCTCGCCGCCACCATACAGGCCGACATTGTTAAGCAGAAGCAACCCGAAAACAACGGCGGCTTCACGGCTTTGAAATTTGGCAAAACAAGTTCCAAAGTGTATTCGCGGCTCACTTCGGAAAACCCCATAGACCTTACCCGCTATCAGGTTATGAACTGCTACATGGGCAGGATAGGGCTCATAAATTCGGGTGGCGCGTCATCGGGCGGGGGCGATTTGCAACAGGCGGTCAGAACCGCCGTTATAAACAAAAGAGCGGGCGGAATGGGGCTTATAACCGGCAGAAAAGCGTTTCAAAAACCGATGAAAGAGGGCGTTGCCCTGCTTCACGCGGTTCAGGACGTTTACCTTGAAAAAAGTGTAACAGTCGCTTAA
- the pgk gene encoding phosphoglycerate kinase, protein MVVSDLSDSEIRGKRFFVRVDFNVPIKGGKISEDYRIRRSLPTIDYLIERGAKVILASHLGRPAGRFSQSLSLVPVAELLGELLGKPVKFPGKVVNGEVEKQVASLEEGEVLFLENLRFHPEEKQCDQEFCRKLSGLADIYVNDAFGTSHRRHASTYGVAEYFEKKLAGFVVDKEVDFFNTLIENPERPYLVIVGGAKIKDKIRALENLLEKADQIIIGGGVAYTFLKAQGISIGQSIVEDEMVDWARSAIKDFGNKIALPCDHVAVEDTEISKNPVLIEGDIPDHLKGFDIGPKAIVQFISHIKGKKTIFWNGPMGVFEFDGFSNGTTQVARAMALATWRGATTVAGGGESIAAIRKAEVLGSELSHVSTGGGASLTFLGGDSLPGISILDEK, encoded by the coding sequence ATGGTCGTTTCCGACCTGTCCGATTCAGAAATACGGGGAAAGAGATTTTTCGTCAGAGTTGATTTCAATGTTCCCATCAAAGGCGGAAAAATCAGCGAAGATTACAGAATCCGGCGCTCTCTGCCGACCATTGACTACCTAATTGAACGCGGTGCGAAAGTTATTCTCGCGTCTCATCTGGGGCGTCCGGCGGGCAGATTTTCGCAATCCCTCTCGCTTGTTCCGGTGGCGGAATTGCTTGGTGAGTTGCTTGGCAAGCCCGTAAAGTTTCCGGGCAAGGTTGTCAATGGCGAAGTGGAAAAGCAGGTTGCGTCTCTGGAAGAGGGCGAGGTTCTTTTTCTTGAAAACCTGAGGTTTCACCCCGAAGAGAAACAGTGTGATCAGGAGTTTTGTCGCAAACTTTCCGGGCTTGCCGACATCTATGTCAATGACGCATTCGGCACTTCTCACCGCAGACACGCTTCAACCTACGGCGTTGCCGAATATTTCGAGAAAAAGCTCGCCGGTTTTGTCGTGGACAAAGAAGTGGATTTTTTCAACACATTGATTGAGAATCCCGAAAGACCCTATCTGGTTATTGTGGGCGGGGCGAAAATCAAAGACAAGATAAGAGCTCTTGAAAACCTGCTTGAGAAAGCCGACCAGATTATTATCGGCGGCGGAGTCGCCTACACATTTCTCAAGGCTCAGGGAATCAGCATCGGGCAGTCAATTGTTGAGGATGAAATGGTTGACTGGGCGCGGAGCGCCATAAAGGATTTTGGCAACAAGATAGCTCTTCCGTGCGACCATGTCGCCGTCGAGGACACAGAGATTTCAAAAAACCCCGTTCTTATTGAGGGCGATATTCCGGACCACCTCAAAGGTTTTGACATTGGCCCCAAGGCAATTGTCCAGTTCATTTCGCATATAAAGGGTAAAAAAACCATATTCTGGAACGGACCCATGGGAGTTTTTGAGTTTGACGGATTTTCAAACGGCACAACTCAGGTGGCGCGTGCAATGGCGCTGGCAACATGGCGCGGAGCGACAACCGTTGCGGGCGGCGGCGAAAGCATAGCCGCAATACGCAAAGCCGAGGTTCTCGGCAGCGAACTCAGCCACGTATCCACCGGCGGCGGAGCGTCTCTAACCTTCCTCGGCGGCGACAGCCTGCCGGGTATCTCCATTCTGGATGAAAAGTAA
- the gap gene encoding type I glyceraldehyde-3-phosphate dehydrogenase, which produces MKTKVGINGFGRIGRSVLKAGLHNKNLDFVAVNDIAPPETLAHLFKYDSVFGTYPGEVTARDGGMEVDGKFIRIFSERNPSDIDWSECEANIVVESTGIFRSRSEAAAHLGETVGKVVITAPAKGEVDLTTVLGVNGDSYDPEKHHIISNASCTTNCFSMLVKVLHKNFTVKKGEMTTVHSYTSDQRIHDAPHSDLRRARAAAQSIIPTSTGAAEVIQVVFPELKGKLSAMAIRVPTPNVSLVDFSCEVKNPTTAEEVNGAFKKASENELAGFVGYLESELVSTDLVGSTESAAFDPYLTSVTDGNLVKVIAWYDNEYGYSSRVNDLVALIAERGN; this is translated from the coding sequence ATGAAAACCAAGGTGGGAATAAACGGATTCGGCAGAATAGGTCGTAGCGTTCTGAAAGCGGGTCTGCACAACAAAAATCTTGATTTTGTCGCCGTCAACGACATTGCCCCGCCGGAAACGCTGGCTCATCTTTTCAAATACGATTCGGTTTTCGGCACGTATCCCGGCGAAGTGACGGCGCGGGACGGCGGAATGGAAGTGGACGGAAAATTCATAAGGATTTTTTCGGAAAGAAACCCGTCCGACATAGATTGGAGCGAGTGCGAAGCGAACATCGTGGTTGAATCAACGGGTATATTCCGAAGCCGCTCCGAAGCCGCCGCCCACCTCGGCGAAACCGTTGGCAAAGTTGTTATAACTGCTCCGGCAAAGGGCGAGGTTGACCTCACAACCGTGCTCGGAGTCAACGGCGACAGTTACGACCCCGAAAAACACCACATTATCTCAAACGCCTCATGCACGACAAATTGCTTCAGCATGCTCGTGAAAGTTCTTCACAAAAATTTCACCGTCAAAAAAGGGGAGATGACGACCGTCCATTCATACACAAGCGACCAGCGCATACATGATGCCCCGCACTCCGATTTGCGCCGCGCGCGTGCCGCCGCGCAGTCAATCATTCCCACCTCAACGGGAGCGGCGGAAGTGATTCAGGTGGTTTTTCCCGAACTAAAAGGCAAACTGTCCGCGATGGCGATAAGGGTTCCAACTCCCAACGTTTCACTTGTGGATTTTTCATGCGAAGTAAAAAACCCGACCACCGCAGAGGAAGTGAACGGCGCGTTCAAAAAAGCATCTGAGAACGAACTCGCGGGATTTGTCGGCTATCTTGAGAGCGAACTTGTTTCAACGGATTTGGTCGGGAGCACTGAGTCTGCGGCTTTTGACCCATACCTCACATCCGTTACGGACGGAAATCTGGTCAAGGTTATTGCGTGGTATGACAATGAGTATGGCTATTCTTCAAGAGTAAACGACCTTGTCGCACTTATTGCGGAGCGCGGAAATTGA
- a CDS encoding N-acetyl-gamma-glutamyl-phosphate reductase, whose amino-acid sequence MKTVKTAVFGASGYTGGELLRLLAGHASAKTVWATADKNAGKRVSEIFPSLAGAADLKLRPSDPKLLPDGIDVIFTALPHGNSSRIMKRLLKTGAKVVDLGADFRISPTNYKKWYGSHPCPELIKTACYGMAELNGEKIARACLVANPGCYPTGATLALAPFVKMMAEDRVTIDSKSGVSGAGRTSQPELMFGEVNESVTPYKVNFHRHMPEIEETLASLRGKKTVVDFTPHLIPMDRGILTTAYIRLKNKTTANALAAAAEKFYKNSRFVRICLAGKYPSTAAVRASNYCDIGVAVSRDGKTATVISAIDNLTKGAAGQAIQNMNLMFGLDENEGLKGVPVFP is encoded by the coding sequence ATGAAAACAGTAAAAACAGCGGTTTTTGGAGCGAGCGGATACACGGGCGGCGAACTGTTGCGCCTGCTCGCCGGACACGCAAGCGCGAAAACCGTGTGGGCGACGGCGGATAAAAACGCGGGCAAGCGCGTCTCGGAGATATTTCCGTCTCTTGCGGGCGCGGCTGACCTCAAACTGCGCCCTTCGGACCCGAAACTTCTGCCAGACGGAATTGATGTGATTTTCACCGCGCTTCCGCACGGAAATTCATCGCGGATAATGAAGCGGCTTTTGAAAACCGGCGCCAAGGTTGTTGACCTCGGCGCGGATTTCAGGATTTCGCCCACGAACTACAAAAAATGGTACGGCTCGCACCCATGCCCCGAACTCATAAAAACCGCGTGCTACGGAATGGCGGAGCTCAACGGAGAAAAAATCGCGCGCGCGTGCCTTGTGGCAAATCCGGGCTGCTACCCGACAGGCGCGACTCTGGCTCTTGCGCCGTTTGTGAAAATGATGGCTGAAGACCGCGTAACCATAGACTCAAAATCCGGAGTGAGCGGAGCGGGCAGAACTTCTCAGCCTGAACTTATGTTTGGAGAGGTGAACGAATCCGTAACACCCTACAAAGTGAACTTCCACAGGCATATGCCCGAAATTGAGGAAACCCTTGCGTCCTTGCGTGGAAAGAAAACGGTTGTGGACTTCACTCCGCATCTTATCCCTATGGACAGGGGAATTCTTACAACCGCGTATATCCGGCTCAAAAACAAAACCACCGCGAACGCGCTTGCGGCGGCGGCGGAAAAGTTTTACAAAAACAGCCGTTTTGTGCGAATCTGTCTGGCGGGCAAATACCCTTCAACCGCCGCTGTGCGGGCGTCAAACTACTGCGACATAGGAGTCGCGGTATCGCGCGATGGCAAAACCGCGACCGTAATCTCCGCCATAGATAACCTCACCAAAGGCGCGGCGGGACAGGCAATTCAGAATATGAACCTGATGTTCGGTTTAGACGAAAACGAAGGGCTCAAAGGCGTACCGGTTTTTCCGTAA